The nucleotide sequence GCCGGGGCCGGGCCGCTAGCGCAGGTCGGCGAGGGCCTGCGACAGCCGTGGCCACACGTGGCTGCGCCAGCCGCCGTCGAGCAGGGTGAAGGTGCGCCGCTGCACCGGGTCGTCCGGGTCGAACCCGGCGTGCTCCAGGAACAGCCGGGTGCCCCGCCCCTCGGGCACCAGGGTCCACGTGACGACGGTGTCCAGCGCGCCACCCCGCCAGGCCCAGCGCAGCCGGCGCGGCTCGTCGAACTCCAGCACCTCGCAGTGCACCACGCCGTCGAAGCCCTGACCCGGCCGCGGGGTGGTGCGGAAGGTGAACGAATGCCCCGGAATCGGCCGGAAGTCGTTGGGCATCAACCAGCGGGCCAGGAGATCAGAATCGGTCAGGGCCCGCCAGACCTTGGCCGGCGGGTGGGCCAGGAACTGGTCCACCTCGATCGTCGCCGGCTCACTCATCGGGCAGCCCGTCCAGCACCTCGCGCAGGTCGGCGAGGCGCGCCCGCCAGAACCGCTCGTACGGGCCGAGCCAGTCGGCCACCTCGCGCAGCGGCTCGGGGCGCAGCGCGTAGAAGCGCTGCCGGCCGATCGGCTGCTCGGTCACGAGCCCGGCGTCCTTGAGCACCCGCAGGTGCTCCGACAGGCTGGGCCGGCGCATGTCGAAGTGGTCGGCCAGCTGCTGCACCGGCTGCTCGCCGCGTTCCAGGAGCAGCCGGAGCAGTTCCCGGCGGGTGGGATTGGCCAGCGCCGCGAAGACGTCCGACACGTCAGACCCGGGTGGACTGCAGGACGATGCCGTTGCCGTCGGGGTCGTGGAAGGTGATGTACCGGCCCCACGGCGCGATCTGGATGCCGCCGTCGGGGAGGTCCACGCCCCGCTCCCGCAGCCGGGCGGCGTCGGCGTCGAGGTCGTCGGTCTCCAGCACCAGGCCCTTGAGCGAGCCGGGTGCCATGGTCGGGAACCAGGTGACCAGGGTCAGCGCGGTGGCCGCGCCCTTCGGTGCCACCTGGATCCAGCGGCTGCCGTCCGGCCCCATCGGATTGTCGAAGATCAGGTCGAAGTCGAGGACGTCGAGGTAGAAGTCGCGGGCCCGATCCTGGTCGCTGACGGGGACGGAGACGAGCTGCACGTGGGTCACGGTCATGCCCACCACAATAGGTAGGAGATTTCCTACGGGTCAAGCCGGAAGTGGGCCGGCCGACACCGCCGACCGGCCCACTACCAGGACAGACCGTCAGGCACCCGGGTACGGCTGCCCCTGCGACTGGCCGTACTGGCCCTGGGGGCCCGGCTGGCCGTACTGGCCCTGGGGGCTCGGCTGGCCATAGGGCGCCTGCGGCGCGGGGTGGCCCGGCTGCTGCGGAGCCTGGCCGTAGGGCTGACCCTGCGGAGCCTGGCCGTAGGGCTGGCCCTGCGGGGCCGGCCAACCCTGGCCCGGCTGGCCGGACGCGGACGGGGCGAACTGGCCCGGCTGGGCGGCACCGGCGAACTGGTGCGCCGCGGCCTGCTCGCGGGCCTCCTTGCGGGCCTTCACCGCGCGCACGATCAGCAGGATCGGCAGGATGAAGACGTAGATGAAGATCCGGTACTCATAACCCACGGGAGCGAGGAACATCAGGTAGAAGCCGTAGCCGAAGAAGGCCAGGCCCACGACGACGTTCAGGATCCGAGAGCCCGTGCTCTGCTCCTTGATGGCGATGCCGATGGCGACCATCGCGATTCCGCCCAGAATCAGCAGGAGTTCGTAGACAAGTTCAAACATGTGATTCCTGTCGATCGGTGAAGGTGCCGGCCCACGATAAGGGAGGGCTCAGCGGTCCCGCTGCCCCGTTGCCTGTGGCAACGACCTCACTTGAGCTGCCCGGCGGTGAGGCCGGTCTGGATCTGCCGCTGGAATGCGACGTACACCGCCAGCACCGGCAGGGTGGCGATGGTCAGTCCCGCGAACAGGCCGCTGAAGTCACCCTGGTAGCCCTGGCTGACGGCGAGCGCCGTGAGGCCCTGCGCCAGCACCCACTTGGAGTCGTCGCCCTGCATCAGCACCTGCGGCAGGATGAACTGGTTCCAGTGGCTGAGGAAGTTGAAGATCGCCACGCTGATCAATCCCGGTCGCGCCATCGGCAGCATGACCCGGAAGAAGAGCCCGAAGTGCCCGCAGCCGTCGATGAGCGCCGCCTCGGCGATCGAGGTCGGGAGCGTCCGGAAGAAGGCGGTCAGGAAGAAGACCGTGAAGGGCAGCGAGTAGGCGGCGTAGACCAGGATCAGCCCGGTCCAGGTGCCGAACAGGCCGGCGTTGCGCACCACGAAGAAGAGCGGCACGAGGGCGAGGAAGACCGGGAACATCATCCCGCCGACGAACAGGTAGTAGACAGCCTGCCGGCCCCGGAACTCGTACCGGGCGAAGACGTAGGCCGCGGTGGCGCCGAGCAGCATGGTGAGGGTGAGCGAGCCGGCCACCACGATGCCGCTGTTCAGGAAGTAGCGGCCGATGTGCGCCTCGGTCCAGGCGCGGGACCAGTTCTCCAGCCGCAGCGCTCCCGGCAGCCCCCAGGGGTCGGAGAGGATCTCACCGTCGCTCTTGAACGAGCTCACGAACATCCACAGCAGCGGCAGCGCGGTCAGCGCCGCCCAGAGCAGCAGGAAGCCGTGCGAGAACAGGTTTGCGACGCCCAGGTCGCGGCGCAGCCGCCGGTCCGCGCCGCGGGCGGCGACGGGCTTCTCCGCCTCGGTCGTGGCGGGCCGATTCAGCGTGGTCACGAGTATTCGATCCGATCGCGACGGGCGGTACGCAGCGCCAGCACCGCCACCGACAGGGTCAGGAACAGCATCACCACGCCGATCGCGGAGGCGTACCCGAACTTGCTCTCGCTGCCGAACGCGGTCTCGTACATGCGCAGGCCGATCACGTCGGACGAGAAGTTGGGGCCGCCGTTGGTCATCTGCTGCACGAGGATGAAGCCGTCCAGGGCGGCGATGGCCAGGTAGATCCAGGCGACCTGGACGGTGTCCCAGAGCAGCGGCACGGTGATCCGGCGCAGGGTCGTCCACCGGGACGCGCCGTCGAGCATCACGGCCTCGTAGATGTCGCGCGGTACGGCGGACATGGCGGCGCCGAAGAGCACCACGTAGAAGCCCACGTTGCTCCAGACCATCACCGCCAGCACGGCCCAGAACGCCGTACGCGGATCACCCAGCCAGGTCGGCGCCGGCAGGCCCAGGGCGCGCAACGCGCCGTTGAGCAGGCCGTTGTTGGGGTGGTAGACCTCCTTCCAGAGGAGGGCGATGATCACCACCGAGAGCACCTGCGGGAAGAAGTAGACCATCCGGTAGACGGAGGTGCCCCGGACGCCGGTGACGCCGGCCCGTCCCTTGCGGCCGCCCATGTTGAGCATGGTGGCGAAGAACAGTCCGAGCACGATGGTGAGCACCGGCACCACGGCGAGCATGATGGCGTTGTTCTTGATCGCGTTCCACACCTGGCCGTCGTGCAGCAGCGTCCGGAAGTTGGCCATCCCCACCGAGTCGGCGTGCGCGGAGTAGCCGAGCCAGTTGGTGGTGGAGATCTGGAACGCCTGCAGGTACGGCGACAGCACGAAGATGCCGTAGAGCAGCAGCGGCGGCACCAGGAAGGTGATGATCAGCGGGTACTTGCCGTGTCTCACGAGATGGACCTACTTCCCCAGCGGCGCGACGGTGGGGGCGGACGGGTCCGCCCCCACCGGTCGGATGTTACGCAGCCCGCTTGTACTTCTTGATCGAGCTGTCCTGGGCGATCGTGTCCGCCCCCTTCTGGCACTGGTCGAGGAACTCGGCCGGGGTGCTCCGGCCACTGAAGAACTCGCCGCACGCGGCGTCGACCAGTTCGCGCTCGAGCTTGCGGTAGTAGTTGTTGTAGACCCAGTTGAAGCCGTTGCTGCCGGACGCCTCCAGCGCCTTGACCACGGTGGTCAGACCGAACGGCAGCTCGATTCCGTCGGTCGCGCCGGCCACGACGGTCAGGCTGGAGACCTTCTTCGTGAAGTCCTGCGCGCCCTTCTTGGAGAGCATCGTCCGGAAGTACTCCAGGCCGCCCGCGACGTTCTTCGCCTTCGCCGGCACCATGAACGGCTCGCCCGCGGTGCCCCGGATCGCCTCGAACGGCAGCTTGTCCCCGCTGCCCAGGCTCGGCGTCGGCGCGATGGCCATGTTGAAGCCGGCCGGCGTCACCTTCGCCTGCTCGCTCTCCAGCCAGGAACCGCAGGAGATGAAGGCGGCCTTGCCCTGGCACCAGGCGGTCTGCGACTGGATGTGGTCCAGGCCCGGCGAACCGTCCAGGATGTACTTGTCCTTGACGATCTGGTACCAGGCGTCGGCCGCCGCCTTCATGGCGTCGGACTTCCAGGCGTTCGGCTCGAGGTTGTCGATCGCGACGGCCACCGACGGCCCGCCGAACTTGATCGCGGTGGCGATCAGCGGCCAGCTCATGTAGCGGGGGTGCTTGCCCGCGTACGTCCAGGGGGCGATCCCGGCGGCCTTGATCTGCTTGCAGAGCGCGATGTGCTCGTCCCAGGTCTTCGCGTACTGCCAGTTGCGCTCGGTGAAGGTCTTGGTGGAGTACCAGATGCCGTAGGCGGTGTACGTGTAGTTGAGGACCAGGAACTTCCCGTCGTACGAGCCGACCTCGACCGCGCCGGGAAGGAGGGTGTCCTTCACCGACTTGCCGGGGATGTCCAGGCTGGGCGCGGCCAGCAGGTCGCCCAGGTCGGCGATGGCGTTCTGGCTGACCAGGCCGTTGAAGTCGATCTGGCCGGCGCCGGAGTTGTTGACCACGTCCGGCGGGGTGCCGTCGACGAAGCGCGGCTGGAGGGTCTTGTTGATCTCCTGGGTGGCCGAGTGGTTGATCTTCGCCTTCGGGTACTTCTCCTTGTACATGGCCTCGTGGGCCTTGGCGTACTCCTCGCCGAAGCCGCCGTTGAAGATCACCACCTCGAGCGGGGCGTCCTCCTTGACACCGAGCGGGTTCTGCTCGCTCTTGGTGCCCTTGTAGGCGCCGGAGTCGCCCTTGTCGTCGTCGCCACCAGAGGTGGCGCAGCCGGCGAGCAGGCCGGCGGCGGGGGTGGCCAGCAGACCGGCGGCCGCGGTCCGCCGGAGGATCTCACGCCTGTTCATCGCATCTCCTCGGTTCGGGTAAACATCGAGGCTCGGGGAGGCCAGCTGTCGCTTGTCTTCACTTAACTTGATGTTGCTGAAGAATTTCTACGGCAGCGCGGCCCGGACCACAAGACCTCAGGACCGAACCGTTATCCGTACCGGTCGGTCGCGGCTGGCATAGCCTGGGCCCATGCGCCGCCTGCGGCAGCTCGCCGAGCGCACGCCGGCCACTCGGGAGCGCTACGTCGACCTGCTCCGGGCGCTCGCCATCACCATGGTCGTGCTCGGCCACTGGGGCGTGACCGTCATCGGGTACGACCGGGCCGGCCGCCCCGCCGGCCACTCCGCCCTCGGTGACCTCCCGTGGGCCTGGCCGCTGACCTGGGTGGCCCAGGTGATCCCGGTGTTCTTCCTGGTCGGCGGCTATGCCAACGCCGCGTCGCTGACCGCCCGCCGGAGCCGGCTGCGACAACTCCAGCTCGGCGCGTCTGACGCCGCGCCGCGACCTGGAGCCGTCGGTGGCACCCCCACCGGGTGGCTGGTCGACCGCAGCGCCCGGCTGGCCCGGCCCACCACCGCGCTGCTGGTGGTGCTGGCCGCCGGCGCCGCCGTGGCCACGCTGCTCGGCGCCGACCCGGTGGAGGTCCGCACCGTGGTCTGGTTCGCCACCATCCCGCTGTGGTTCCTGGTGGCCTACCTGATCGTGGTGCCGCTGACCCCGCCCATGTACGCGCTGCACCGCCGCTTCGGCCTCGCCGTGCCCGTGGTGCTGGTGGGCCTCGTGGCGCTCGGCGACCTGGGCCGGATCTTGGGCCCGGCGGGGCTCGCCACGGGCAACTACGTGTTCGGCTGGCTGGCCGTCCACCAGCTCGGTTTCGCCTGGTACGACAGCCGCACCAAGGGCGACGCGCCCGAGCCGCGTGGCCTGCGACGGCGCCGGCTGCCGCTGTCCCGTACCGCCGGGACGGCCCTGCTCACCGGCGGGCTGGTCGCGGTGGTGCTGCTGACGGTGGTCGGGCCGTACCCGGTGGCGATGCTCAACGTGCCGGGCGAGCGCCTGGACAACGCGGCGCCGCCGAGCCTCGCGCTGCTGGCCGTGGCCGCCGCCCAGCTCGGGCTGATCCTGCTGCTGCGGGAGCCGGCCGGCCGCTGGCTGCGCCGGTCCGGCCCCTGGCAGGCGACGATCGCGGTCAACGCCGTGGTGCTCACCGTCTTCCTCTGGCACCTCACGGCCGCGGTGCTGCTGGTCGGGCTTCTCGACGCGCTCGGCGCGCTGCCCACTCCCCCCGTCGGCTCGGCCGCCTGGTGGGGCTGGCGGGTCCCCTGGCTGCTCGCCCTCGCCGTGGTGCTGGCCGCGCTGGTCGCCGTGTTCGGCCCGATCGAGGCCCGCACCCGGCGCCCGTCCGCGACCGGCCCGGCCGGGGAGGGCGCCCGCCGGCTGCGCACCGCGCTGGCCGTCCTCGGGTACGCGGGGCTCGTCGCCGGGCTGCTGCTGAACAGCCTCACCCGCAAGGCCGCGCCCGAACCGCTGGGGCTGCCCGCCCCGGCGCTGGTGGCGTACCTGGCCGGGGCGGGCGTGCTGCGGCTGCTCAGGTCTGGGTGGGGAAGCCGAGGTTGACCCCGCCGTGGCGCGGGTCGAGCCAGCGGCTGGTGACCACCTTGCCCCGGGTGAAGAAGGCGACCCCGTCCGCGCCGTGCGCGTGCAGGTCGCCGAAGAGGGAGGCCTTCCAGCCGCCGAAGGAGTAGTAGGCCATCGGCACCGGGATCGGCACGTTGACGCCGATCATGCCGACCTCCACCTCGTGCTGGTAGCGCCGCGCGGCGCCGCCGTCGTTGGTGAAGATCGCCGTGCCGTTGCCGTACGGGTTGGCGTTGACCAGCTCGACCGCCTCGTCGTACGACCCGACCCGGACCACGCTGAGCACCGGGCCGAAGATCTCGTCCGTGTAGATCGACATCTCCGGCGTGACGTGGTCGAAGAGGGTCGGGCCGAGCCAGAACCCGTCGGCGTCCCCGTCCGGGGTCACCTCGCGACCGTCCACCACCGGCACGGCGCCGGCCGCGATCCCGGACTCCACGTAGGAGCGGACCCGCTCGGCGTGCGCGGCGGTGACCAGCGGGCCCATGTCGCAGCCGCGCCGGCCGTCCCCGGTGCGCAGCCGGCCCATCCGGTCGGCGATCCGGGCGACCAGGGCGTCGGCCACCGGCTCGACCGCGACCAGCGCGGAGATCGCCATGCACCGCTCCCCCGCCGAGCCGAAGCCGGCGTTGACCGCCGCGTCGGCAGCCAGGTCCAGGTCGGCGTCGGGGAGCACCACCATGTGGTTCTTCGCCCCGCCGAGCGCCTGCACCCGCTTGCCGGCCAGCGAGCCGCGCTGGTGCACGTACCGGGCCACCGGGGTGGAACCGACGAACGACACCGCCCGGACGCCGGGGTGGTCGAGCAGCGCGTCGACGGCCTCCTTGTCGCCGTTGACCACGTTGAGCACGCCGTCCGGCAGCCCGGCCTCGGTGAACCACTCGGCGAGCAGCAGCGCGGCGCTCGGGTCCTTCTCGCTGGGCTTGAGCACCACGGCGTTGCCGCAGGCGATCGCGACCGGGACGAACCAGAGCGGCACCATCACCGGGAAGTTGAACGGGGAGATCACCGCCACCACACCCAGCGGCTGCCGCAGGCTGTACGAGTCGACCTCGGTGGAGACGTTCTCGCTGAACCCGCCGCGCAGCGCCGAGGGGATGCCGCAGGCGTACTCGATGACCTCCAGGCCGCGCTGCACCTCGCCGGCGGCGTCCGCGAGCACCTTGCCGTGCTCGGCCGTGATCACCTCGGCGAGCCGGTCGCGGCGGGCGTTGACCAGCTCGCGGAAGGCGAACATGACGGCGGTCCGCCTGGCCAGCGAAGCATCCCGCCAGGACCGGGCGGCCCGCTCGGCGGCCTCGACGGCACCCGCCACGTCGGCGGCGGAGGCCAGCGCCACCTGCCCGGTACGCCGCCCGGTCGCCGGGTCGAAGACGTCGCCGCGCCGGTCGGAGTCCCCGCTGATCCGCTTCCCGTCGACGAAGTGCCCGATGGTGGTCATGCGATCACCTCCGCGGCGGCGACGGAGGAGCGGATGGCCTCGACCAGGATGGCCAGGCCCTCGCGCGCCTCGTCCTCGGTGAGGGTCAGCGGCGGTCCCATCCGCACCACGTTGCCGAGCAGGCCGCCCTTGCCGACCAGGAGGCCACCCTCCCGGCAGGCCTCGAAGACCCGGGCGGTGAGCGCCGGGTCGGGCTCGGTGGTGCCCGGCCGGACGAACTCGACGCCCAGCATGAGGCCCTTGCCGCGGACCTCGGCGACGGAGTCGAGGTCGGCGGTGGCGGCGCGAAGGCCGTCGCCGAGGATCGCGCCGACCCGCGCGGCGTTGGCCTGGAGGTCGTGGTCGAGCAGGTAGTCGAGGACGGCGTTGCCGGCCGCCGTGGAGACCGGGTTGCCGCCGAAGGTGGAGAAGCTGATGGCCGGCACGGACTCCAGGATCTCGGCCCGGCCGACGACGCCGGCCAGGGCGAAGCCGTTGCCGATGCCCTTGGCGAAGGTGAGCAGGTCCGGGGTGACGCCGTGCGCCTCGTAGCCCCAGAAGTGCTCGCCGGTGCGGCCCCAGCCGGTCTGCACCTCGTCGGAGACCAGCAGGATGCCGTGCTCGTCGAGCACCTTCTTCCAGGCGGCGAAGAGCCCGTCCGGGCCGTGCACGAAGCCCCCGACGCCCTGGATCGGCTCGGCGATCAGGCAGGCCACGTCCCCGGCGGTCTGGGTGGCGAGCACCTCGCGCAGGTCCTCCACGGCGGCGTCGATCCGGTCGCTCTCGTCGAGCCGGGCCAGCAGGCCGCGCAGCCGCTCACCGGAGTGCAGCCAGGCCACCTGGAGCGGGTTGAGCGCACTGGCCGACCAGCCCCGGTTGCCGGTGACCCCCATGGCCGCGTACGACCGGCCGTGGTAGCTGTTGCGCACCGCGAGGACCTGGTGCGAGCGGCGGTGGTTGGTGGCGACCAGCAGGGCCGCCTCGTTGGCCTCGGTGCCGGAGTTGGTGAAGAAGACCCGGGCGTCGGGGATGCCGGAGACCCGGGCGATCTTCTCGGCCAGCTCGACCTGCTGCCGGATCAGGTAGAGCGTCGAGCTGTGCACGATGCCGGTGCGCACCTGCCGTTCGACCGCCTCCCGGATCTCCGGGATGTCGTAACCGATCATGTTGGTCAGCACGCCGCCGAAGAAGTCCAGGTAGGTCCGTCCGGCCGCGTCGGTGACCCGGCGGCCGGAGCCGGAGACCAGTTCGAGCGGTTCGGCGTAGTAGAGCGGCATCCAGGACGGGAGCACGGCCCGGTGCCGGGCCAGCAGGTCGTCGGAGGTCATCGGCGCACCCTTCAGCGGCGGTTGGTCCCCGCACGCTCTCATCACCGGCGAGGCAGGGACAACTGTCACTGTGTAGCGCAGCGGGGCCGTCCGCCTGACACCACGTCAACCGCCCTGTTGCGGTTTCGGAGCGAAATCCCACGATCCACAACGGCCGGTCGGCGCCCGCCGGCCGCCGGTAGCATCCGCCGGGTGCGGACGACGGAGGTGGCGCTGCCGACCGGCGCGGCGGGAACGACCCGGGTGGCCCTCGCGGCGGGGATCGACGCCTGGGTGGGCTCGCCCCCGATGCGGGCCCTCGTGGGGCACTTCGGCGGCGACTGGCCGGCCGGTGACCTGAGCACGGTGCTGGCCGGCCTGGACGACTTCTCCGCCCGGCACTGGGACTTCCGCGCCGGGCGGGAACGCCCCGACGCCCGGGAGCCCGCGTTCGACCCGGCCACGGTCGGGCTGGTGCACGACGCGGCGGCGGCGCTGGGCCTGGTCCGGCCGCTCCCGCCCACCCTCCCCCGGTACGCGCACCTGCTGGTCCTCGGCGGCCTGGCGCACGCCTGCGTGCGGCGTACCGCGTACGCCGCGCATCTGGCCCGCACGGTCGCCGGGGTGACCGGCGAGGTGGCGGTGCTGGGCAGTTTCCGGCCTCTCTCTCCCGTCGAGTCGCGGCTGCTCGCCGACGCGGGTGTGCACGGGTGCGCCACCGAGGTCGACGCCCTGGACGCCGGGGTGCGTCTGGCCTTCGGGGTGGCCGCGCCGAGCGAGGAGATCGGCGAGACCGCGGACCACCCGCACCGGGCCTGGTCGGCGCGCACCTACCGGCCGGCGGGGCTGCCCCCGGTCCGGGTGCTCGCCGCGCCCTCCGGCGAGCCGGACCGCCGCCGGGCGCACACGGCCGACACCCAGCGGTTCTGGGCCGAGCACGTCCGGCTGCGCGACGGCGACCCGGTGCTCATGGTGACGGCGCCGATCTACGTGCCGTTCCAGCACTGCGACGCGCTGCGCACGCTCGCCGTGCCGTTCGGCTGCGGCATCGACACGGTCGGCGTCGACCCGGCACTGGCCGCGCCGGTCCCGGTACCCGAGCCGACCCTCACCCCGGGGCGCTACCTCCAGGAGATCCGCTCGGCGGTCCGGTCGATGCGCGCCCTGCACGCGACCCTGCTGGCCGGCTGACCGGGCGGCGCCGGGCGACCGGCGCTGAGTCAGCGGGCCGTGTCGGCCACCGCCTGCGCGAAGACCTCGGAGCGGTGCTCGAAGTTGCGGAACCGGCCGTAGCTGGGCGCGGCCGGGGAGAGCAGCACCACCCCGCCGGCCGGGGTCAGCTTGCGGGCCAGCCCCACCGCGGCGACCAGGTCCTCGGCGCTCTCGGTCCGCACCGCGGGCAGCCCGGCCAGGGCCTCGACGATGCGGGGGCCGCTGTCCGGGATGCCGATCACGGTGATGTCCCGCTCGGCCAGGTGCTCCCGCAGCGGGGTGTAGTCCAGCCCCCGGTCGGTCCCGCCGACGATGACGGTCAACGGCCGCCCCTCGTACGCGTCGATCGCGTGCATCGCCGCGTACGGGCTCGTGGCCAGGGTGTCGTCGACGAAGGTGAGCCCGGACGGGTCGGGGATCTCGGTGAGCCGGTGGGCGAGGCCCTGGAACTCCGCGACCGCGACGGCGAGGCTGTCCTTGCGGGCCACCACGTCGACGCCGAGCGCGTCGAGCACGGCGAGGGCGACGCAGAGGTTGCCCTCGTTGTGCCGGCCGACCAGGGGCAGCACGGCGCGCGGGAAGAGCGGCGTGTCCCGCAGGTGGAACCAGGGGGTGCCGTCCGGGCCGTTCGCCACGTGGGTGGTGTCCGGCGAGCCGGCGCGGACCGCGGCCCGGTCGCCCAGTTCGAGCGCCAGGCGCGGGTCGGCGCCGTTGACCACCACGGTGTGCGGGCCGTGTGCCAGCAGGTTGAGCTTGTCCCGGTAGTACTCCCGCTCGCCGCCGTGCGCGTCGAGGTGCTCGGGGAACAGCGCGGTCACCACGGCCACCCGGGGCGAGTCGGCCAGGTCCGCGCACTGGTAGCTGGAGAGCTCCAGCACGTACAGCTCCGCCTCGGGCAGGTCGAGCAGCGGCACGCCGATGTTGCCGCCGAAGACGTTCGGCCGGTCCATGGCGGTGAGCAGGTGGCTGATGAGGCTGGAGGTGGTGCTCTTGCCCTTGCTGCCGGTCACCCCGATGGTCCGGTCCGCGTGGTCCGCCATCCAGAGCGCGCTGCCCTGGGTCACCGGGACGGCCCGGCGGCGCAGCTCCAGCATCCACGGGTGGGTGTTCGGCACCCCCGGCGAGCGGACCACGACGTCGGCGGCGGCCAGCCGGGCGAAGCCGTCCTCCCCGGTCACCAGCGGGGCGGCCGCGGCGAGCGGGCCCTCCCAGGGCAGGGTGAGGAAGTTCGCGCTGTCGTCGACGGCCACGAGGTCGGCCGGGCCGTGCGCGGCGATCGCGGTCACCGCGGCCCGGCCCTCCCGGCCGGCGCCCCAGACGGCAACATGACGTCCGCGCAGATCAGACAGGCGCACAGGCTCTCCTCGTTGACATCCTCCCCCTCATGAAGGATGAGGGCGATTGCAGCCTATACAGGCTGAGATTCACGGGCGTTCGAATGGCCGGCGGCCGCTGTTGCCAGTCCCGGCACCGGCCGTTCGTCAGGGGCAGGGATTTCCGCCCCATCCTGCCGCGACGCTGACTGTCGTGTCGTAGGTGGCAGGCATGCTGTGGGGCTGTGGGGAGGTTTACCGCGTTCCGGTTCACAGCTGACCCATCACCGTCGCAGGTGGTGGTGTTGGTCCGTCATACGGGGGCGGCTCGGTTCGCGTTCAACCAGTGCCTGGCTCTGGTGAAGGACGCCCTGGATGCGAAGCACCGGGGCGGGTCGGTGGTGGTGCCGTGGTCGGGTTTCGACCTGATCAACGCGTTCAACTCGTGGAAGGTCTCGGCACAGGCGGGCCGCCGCTTTGTAGTCGACTCGGCCGGTTCGGCCGAGATCGCGGCGACGGGATTGTCGTGGCGCGCCCAGGTGTGTCAGCAGGTGTGTGAGGAAGCCGCTGTCGACCTGGGCCGCGCCCTGGCCGCCTGGGCCGACTCGCGACGGGGAAAGCGGCCAGGTCGCGGGGTGGGGTTCCCGAGATTCAAACGCAAGAGCCGCACCCAGCCGTCGTTCCGGATCCGCTGCAAAACCAAGGCGGGTCGGGTGAGCATCCGGGTGGGGGATCCGACGGCGGGCCCTCGGAGTATCTGTCTGCCGAGGATCGGAGTCCTGAGGGTACGGGAGGACACCCGCCGACTACGGCGGATGATTCGCATGGGCCGAGCCCACATCCGGTATGCCACCGTCTCCTGCCGGTCCGGCCGATGGACCGTCACCGTGACAGTGGAGGCGGCCGACCTGCATCCCGCCCGGCAGCACCCGCCACGCCCCGACTCTGACGGCAGTGGT is from Micromonospora terminaliae and encodes:
- a CDS encoding SRPBCC family protein gives rise to the protein MSEPATIEVDQFLAHPPAKVWRALTDSDLLARWLMPNDFRPIPGHSFTFRTTPRPGQGFDGVVHCEVLEFDEPRRLRWAWRGGALDTVVTWTLVPEGRGTRLFLEHAGFDPDDPVQRRTFTLLDGGWRSHVWPRLSQALADLR
- a CDS encoding ArsR/SmtB family transcription factor, with product MSDVFAALANPTRRELLRLLLERGEQPVQQLADHFDMRRPSLSEHLRVLKDAGLVTEQPIGRQRFYALRPEPLREVADWLGPYERFWRARLADLREVLDGLPDE
- a CDS encoding VOC family protein, with the translated sequence MTVTHVQLVSVPVSDQDRARDFYLDVLDFDLIFDNPMGPDGSRWIQVAPKGAATALTLVTWFPTMAPGSLKGLVLETDDLDADAARLRERGVDLPDGGIQIAPWGRYITFHDPDGNGIVLQSTRV
- a CDS encoding carbohydrate ABC transporter permease, which encodes MTTLNRPATTEAEKPVAARGADRRLRRDLGVANLFSHGFLLLWAALTALPLLWMFVSSFKSDGEILSDPWGLPGALRLENWSRAWTEAHIGRYFLNSGIVVAGSLTLTMLLGATAAYVFARYEFRGRQAVYYLFVGGMMFPVFLALVPLFFVVRNAGLFGTWTGLILVYAAYSLPFTVFFLTAFFRTLPTSIAEAALIDGCGHFGLFFRVMLPMARPGLISVAIFNFLSHWNQFILPQVLMQGDDSKWVLAQGLTALAVSQGYQGDFSGLFAGLTIATLPVLAVYVAFQRQIQTGLTAGQLK
- a CDS encoding carbohydrate ABC transporter permease; protein product: MRHGKYPLIITFLVPPLLLYGIFVLSPYLQAFQISTTNWLGYSAHADSVGMANFRTLLHDGQVWNAIKNNAIMLAVVPVLTIVLGLFFATMLNMGGRKGRAGVTGVRGTSVYRMVYFFPQVLSVVIIALLWKEVYHPNNGLLNGALRALGLPAPTWLGDPRTAFWAVLAVMVWSNVGFYVVLFGAAMSAVPRDIYEAVMLDGASRWTTLRRITVPLLWDTVQVAWIYLAIAALDGFILVQQMTNGGPNFSSDVIGLRMYETAFGSESKFGYASAIGVVMLFLTLSVAVLALRTARRDRIEYS
- the ngcE gene encoding N-acetylglucosamine/diacetylchitobiose ABC transporter substrate-binding protein, yielding MNRREILRRTAAAGLLATPAAGLLAGCATSGGDDDKGDSGAYKGTKSEQNPLGVKEDAPLEVVIFNGGFGEEYAKAHEAMYKEKYPKAKINHSATQEINKTLQPRFVDGTPPDVVNNSGAGQIDFNGLVSQNAIADLGDLLAAPSLDIPGKSVKDTLLPGAVEVGSYDGKFLVLNYTYTAYGIWYSTKTFTERNWQYAKTWDEHIALCKQIKAAGIAPWTYAGKHPRYMSWPLIATAIKFGGPSVAVAIDNLEPNAWKSDAMKAAADAWYQIVKDKYILDGSPGLDHIQSQTAWCQGKAAFISCGSWLESEQAKVTPAGFNMAIAPTPSLGSGDKLPFEAIRGTAGEPFMVPAKAKNVAGGLEYFRTMLSKKGAQDFTKKVSSLTVVAGATDGIELPFGLTTVVKALEASGSNGFNWVYNNYYRKLERELVDAACGEFFSGRSTPAEFLDQCQKGADTIAQDSSIKKYKRAA
- a CDS encoding acyltransferase family protein; its protein translation is MRRLRQLAERTPATRERYVDLLRALAITMVVLGHWGVTVIGYDRAGRPAGHSALGDLPWAWPLTWVAQVIPVFFLVGGYANAASLTARRSRLRQLQLGASDAAPRPGAVGGTPTGWLVDRSARLARPTTALLVVLAAGAAVATLLGADPVEVRTVVWFATIPLWFLVAYLIVVPLTPPMYALHRRFGLAVPVVLVGLVALGDLGRILGPAGLATGNYVFGWLAVHQLGFAWYDSRTKGDAPEPRGLRRRRLPLSRTAGTALLTGGLVAVVLLTVVGPYPVAMLNVPGERLDNAAPPSLALLAVAAAQLGLILLLREPAGRWLRRSGPWQATIAVNAVVLTVFLWHLTAAVLLVGLLDALGALPTPPVGSAAWWGWRVPWLLALAVVLAALVAVFGPIEARTRRPSATGPAGEGARRLRTALAVLGYAGLVAGLLLNSLTRKAAPEPLGLPAPALVAYLAGAGVLRLLRSGWGSRG
- a CDS encoding CoA-acylating methylmalonate-semialdehyde dehydrogenase, with translation MTTIGHFVDGKRISGDSDRRGDVFDPATGRRTGQVALASAADVAGAVEAAERAARSWRDASLARRTAVMFAFRELVNARRDRLAEVITAEHGKVLADAAGEVQRGLEVIEYACGIPSALRGGFSENVSTEVDSYSLRQPLGVVAVISPFNFPVMVPLWFVPVAIACGNAVVLKPSEKDPSAALLLAEWFTEAGLPDGVLNVVNGDKEAVDALLDHPGVRAVSFVGSTPVARYVHQRGSLAGKRVQALGGAKNHMVVLPDADLDLAADAAVNAGFGSAGERCMAISALVAVEPVADALVARIADRMGRLRTGDGRRGCDMGPLVTAAHAERVRSYVESGIAAGAVPVVDGREVTPDGDADGFWLGPTLFDHVTPEMSIYTDEIFGPVLSVVRVGSYDEAVELVNANPYGNGTAIFTNDGGAARRYQHEVEVGMIGVNVPIPVPMAYYSFGGWKASLFGDLHAHGADGVAFFTRGKVVTSRWLDPRHGGVNLGFPTQT